Proteins from a genomic interval of bacterium:
- a CDS encoding CoB--CoM heterodisulfide reductase iron-sulfur subunit A family protein yields the protein MTEQKAAQQTKAVLVVGGGISGITVAVETAEAGWPVVLIERGPSLGGRVAANHLYFPKMCPPPCGLEINYQRLRKRPEIRVLTLAEVTKLEGGTATISVKPRYVNEKCTACGKCAEVCPVERPNPHNAGLDTTKAAYLPHASAYPQRFAIDMSVCKGAACNKCAEACAYGAIELDMKERTVEVPVGAAVVATGWLPYDAKRLDVLGFGVAKNVITNAIMERLAAPAGPTGGKILRPSDGQPPKRVVFVQCAGSRDRLHLPYCSAVCCTASLKQAGYVRALYPDAELTMCYIDVRTPGRLEDFYVKARDEHKITMLKGKVAKITEDAAGTVTLEVEDVLGGTKRHLAADLVVLATGMPPATPGGLPGVAYDANGFATGASGQVPVFAAGCAKKPVDVAGAVQDATGVALKAIQALVRS from the coding sequence GATCGAGCGGGGGCCCTCGCTCGGCGGCCGGGTGGCGGCGAACCACCTCTACTTCCCCAAGATGTGCCCTCCCCCCTGCGGTCTGGAGATCAACTACCAGCGGCTGCGCAAGAGGCCGGAGATCCGGGTCCTGACCCTCGCCGAGGTCACCAAGCTCGAGGGCGGCACGGCGACGATCAGCGTCAAGCCCCGCTACGTGAACGAGAAGTGCACCGCCTGCGGCAAGTGCGCCGAGGTCTGCCCCGTGGAGCGGCCGAATCCGCACAACGCCGGGCTCGACACGACCAAGGCGGCCTACCTGCCGCACGCCTCGGCCTACCCCCAGCGCTTCGCGATCGACATGTCGGTCTGCAAGGGGGCGGCCTGCAACAAGTGCGCCGAGGCCTGCGCCTACGGCGCGATCGAGCTGGACATGAAGGAGCGGACCGTCGAGGTCCCGGTGGGCGCCGCGGTCGTCGCCACCGGCTGGCTCCCCTACGACGCCAAGCGCCTGGATGTGCTCGGGTTCGGCGTCGCGAAGAACGTGATCACCAACGCCATCATGGAGCGCCTCGCGGCGCCCGCCGGCCCCACCGGCGGCAAGATCCTGCGCCCCTCCGACGGCCAGCCGCCGAAGCGGGTGGTCTTCGTGCAGTGCGCGGGGTCGCGCGACCGGCTGCACCTGCCGTACTGCTCCGCCGTGTGCTGCACGGCGTCGCTCAAGCAGGCCGGCTACGTCCGGGCGCTCTACCCGGACGCCGAGCTGACCATGTGCTACATCGACGTGCGCACGCCGGGCCGGCTCGAGGACTTCTACGTCAAGGCCCGCGACGAGCACAAGATCACCATGCTCAAGGGCAAGGTCGCCAAGATCACCGAGGACGCCGCCGGCACCGTGACGCTCGAGGTCGAGGACGTCCTCGGCGGCACCAAGCGGCACCTGGCGGCCGACCTCGTGGTGCTGGCGACCGGCATGCCGCCCGCCACCCCCGGGGGGCTGCCCGGCGTCGCCTACGACGCGAACGGGTTCGCCACCGGCGCGTCCGGCCAGGTCCCCGTCTTCGCCGCCGGGTGCGCGAAGAAGCCCGTCGACGTCGCCGGCGCGGTCCAGGACGCAACCGGGGTCGCGCTCAAGGCGATCCAGGCCCTCGTGAGGAGCTAG
- a CDS encoding hydrogenase iron-sulfur subunit, producing MDKKIGAYICSGCGIGEALKIDRLERKAAAKGAKVVKTHPCLCGDEGNALIAADVANEGVNTVVVAACSPRAMVDAFRLDVPILERVNLREHVVWSHEPNTDGTQELAEDYLAMGLIRAQKTLPPEPFVSDQPVSKKILVVGGGLTGLAAAEEAAAAGYDIVLLEQAPRLGGWLAQAWKDVPQKAPYRELETPLAAEKARTAQANPKIRVITGATIEKIAGQPGLFDATVKTEAGEETIRVGAIVLATGARPYDASKLGHLGYGSTPDVITSADLETMAAKGEILRPSDRKKAKSVLFVQCAGSRDANHLPYCSATCCANSLKQALYVRERNPDAEVTIVYRDLRTPGQGEFFYQRAQEDPGIFLTKGDVTGVAAEGGRVAVTAKDTLLGESVKFQADLVVLATGMVPTTVDGPILNLQYRQGPALPTLKYGFPDSHFICFPYETQRTGIYAAGTVRLPMDTAQALQDAAGAALKAIQCVELTSQGRAVHPRVGDSSFPEFFLQRCTQCKRCTEECPFGTLDEDEKGTPKPNPFRCRRCGVCMGACPERIISFKNYSVDMLASMIKSVETSDDEDESRFVGLICENDAYPALDAAGLARLKYSSDIRFVPLRCLGGVNLVFIAEAMNKGVDGVLLLGCKHGENYQCHFIKGSELCSVRLSKVQETLDRLQLESGRVKMVQLSINEYDQLPKIVDEFIEEVKEFGPNPFRTM from the coding sequence ATGGACAAGAAGATCGGAGCCTACATCTGCAGCGGCTGCGGCATCGGCGAGGCGCTCAAGATCGACCGCCTCGAGCGCAAGGCCGCGGCCAAGGGGGCCAAGGTCGTCAAGACCCACCCGTGCCTCTGCGGCGACGAGGGCAACGCCCTGATCGCCGCGGACGTGGCCAACGAGGGCGTGAACACCGTCGTCGTCGCGGCCTGCTCGCCGCGCGCGATGGTCGACGCCTTCCGCCTCGACGTGCCCATCCTCGAGCGCGTCAACCTGCGCGAGCACGTCGTCTGGAGCCACGAGCCCAACACCGACGGCACGCAGGAGCTGGCCGAGGACTACCTCGCCATGGGCCTGATCCGGGCCCAGAAGACCCTGCCGCCGGAGCCCTTCGTCTCCGACCAGCCGGTCTCGAAGAAGATCCTCGTCGTCGGCGGCGGCCTCACGGGCCTCGCTGCGGCCGAGGAGGCGGCGGCGGCCGGCTACGACATCGTGCTGCTCGAGCAGGCGCCCCGCCTCGGCGGCTGGCTGGCGCAGGCCTGGAAGGACGTGCCGCAGAAGGCGCCCTACCGCGAGCTCGAGACGCCCCTGGCCGCGGAGAAGGCGCGCACGGCGCAGGCCAACCCGAAGATCCGCGTCATCACCGGCGCGACGATCGAGAAGATCGCCGGCCAGCCCGGCCTCTTCGACGCCACGGTGAAGACCGAGGCCGGCGAGGAGACGATCCGCGTCGGGGCGATCGTCCTGGCCACCGGCGCGCGCCCCTACGACGCGTCGAAGCTCGGGCACCTCGGCTACGGCAGCACGCCGGACGTGATCACCTCGGCGGACCTCGAGACGATGGCCGCCAAGGGCGAGATCCTCCGGCCCTCCGACCGCAAGAAGGCGAAGAGCGTGCTCTTCGTCCAGTGCGCCGGCTCGCGCGACGCGAACCACCTCCCCTACTGCTCGGCCACCTGCTGCGCCAACTCGCTCAAGCAGGCGCTGTACGTGCGCGAGCGCAACCCGGACGCCGAGGTCACGATCGTCTACCGCGACCTGCGCACGCCGGGGCAGGGCGAGTTCTTCTACCAGCGGGCCCAGGAGGACCCCGGGATCTTCCTGACCAAGGGTGATGTCACGGGCGTCGCCGCCGAGGGCGGCCGCGTCGCCGTGACCGCGAAGGACACGCTGCTCGGCGAGTCGGTGAAGTTCCAGGCCGACCTCGTCGTGCTCGCCACCGGCATGGTCCCGACCACGGTGGACGGGCCGATCCTCAACCTCCAGTACCGGCAGGGCCCGGCGCTGCCGACGCTCAAGTACGGCTTCCCGGACTCGCACTTCATCTGCTTCCCGTACGAGACGCAGCGCACCGGCATCTACGCGGCCGGCACCGTGCGCCTGCCGATGGACACGGCGCAGGCGCTGCAGGACGCGGCGGGCGCGGCGCTCAAGGCGATCCAGTGCGTCGAGCTCACCAGCCAGGGCAGGGCCGTGCACCCGCGCGTCGGCGACTCCTCGTTCCCCGAGTTCTTCCTCCAGCGCTGCACCCAGTGCAAGCGCTGCACCGAGGAGTGCCCGTTCGGCACGCTCGACGAGGACGAGAAGGGCACGCCGAAGCCGAACCCCTTCCGCTGCCGCCGCTGCGGCGTCTGCATGGGGGCCTGCCCGGAGCGCATCATCTCCTTCAAGAACTACTCGGTCGACATGCTCGCCTCGATGATCAAGTCCGTCGAGACCTCGGACGACGAGGACGAGTCGCGGTTCGTCGGGCTGATCTGCGAGAACGACGCCTACCCGGCGCTGGATGCCGCCGGCCTCGCGCGCCTGAAGTACTCGAGCGACATCCGCTTCGTCCCGCTGCGCTGCCTCGGCGGCGTGAACCTGGTCTTCATCGCGGAGGCCATGAACAAGGGGGTCGACGGGGTCCTGCTCCTCGGCTGCAAGCACGGCGAGAACTACCAGTGCCACTTCATCAAGGGCAGCGAGCTCTGCAGCGTGCGCCTCTCGAAGGTGCAGGAGACCCTCGACCGGCTGCAGCTCGAGTCCGGCCGCGTCAAGATGGTGCAGCTCTCGATCAACGAGTACGACCAGCTGCCGAAGATCGTCGACGAGTTCATCGAGGAAGTGAAGGAGTTCGGTCCGAACCCCTTCCGCACCATGTAG